One Sodalinema gerasimenkoae IPPAS B-353 DNA segment encodes these proteins:
- a CDS encoding CPXCG motif-containing cysteine-rich protein: MQNTAIYYCAYCGEENSTFVDWSAGAQQSYVEDCQVCCRPNILYVHFDEDMEEVEINTEPES, from the coding sequence ATGCAAAATACGGCCATCTATTATTGTGCCTATTGTGGGGAAGAAAATAGCACCTTTGTCGATTGGAGTGCGGGGGCCCAACAGTCTTATGTGGAAGATTGCCAAGTTTGCTGTCGCCCGAATATCCTCTATGTCCATTTTGATGAGGATATGGAGGAGGTGGAGATTAATACGGAACCGGAATCGTGA
- a CDS encoding SRPBCC family protein, whose product MLNFTYSSLIKAPIETVWQFHERADILQILTPPWQPVEVVRREGGLDVGAITEFKIYLGPLPVTWLARHTQCDRPYVFTDEQIEGPMDYWQHRHQFSEENGQTRLTDSIRYEIPFAALSEPFMGWFVGDRLRDMFRYRHEVTQRECEQLGELRRE is encoded by the coding sequence ATGCTGAATTTTACCTATTCCAGCCTGATCAAGGCACCGATTGAAACCGTCTGGCAGTTTCATGAACGGGCCGATATTCTGCAAATTTTAACCCCTCCCTGGCAACCGGTTGAGGTGGTGCGACGGGAAGGGGGTTTAGATGTGGGGGCGATTACTGAGTTTAAGATCTATCTTGGGCCCCTCCCTGTCACCTGGTTGGCTCGTCATACGCAGTGCGATCGCCCCTATGTGTTTACCGATGAACAAATCGAAGGCCCCATGGATTACTGGCAACATCGCCACCAGTTCAGCGAGGAAAATGGACAAACCCGCCTCACGGACAGCATCCGCTACGAAATCCCCTTCGCTGCCCTCTCAGAACCCTTCATGGGTTGGTTTGTGGGCGATCGCCTCCGGGATATGTTCCGCTACCGCCATGAGGTGACGCAACGAGAGTGCGAACAGTTGGGGGAGTTACGGAGGGAATAA
- a CDS encoding carbohydrate ABC transporter permease — MAQSTRSPLQTLLLYLLLSLLALLMLFPLLWLLSTALKSPQENLFQIPPQWLPQQPTLGNFIRVWQSQPFGRYLFNSTLVALGTVVFNLIFCSLAAYPLARLEFRGRDFIFTAVIATLAIPFQIIMVPLYVLTIQLGLNNTYLGIMFPYLAGAFGIFLLRQAFAAVPKELEEAARMDGCSELGIWAWIMLPAIRPALVTLAIFTFIGSWGDFLWPLIILDRPELYTLPLGVAQLSGAFSLDWRLIAAGAIISIVPVLVVFVFVQRYIISSNVSSGIKG, encoded by the coding sequence ATGGCTCAATCCACTCGTTCCCCCCTGCAAACGCTCCTCCTCTATCTACTCCTGAGCCTCCTGGCCCTACTGATGCTGTTTCCCCTACTGTGGCTCTTGAGTACCGCCCTCAAATCCCCTCAAGAGAATCTCTTTCAAATCCCCCCCCAATGGCTCCCCCAACAGCCCACCCTTGGTAACTTTATCCGGGTTTGGCAGAGTCAACCCTTTGGGCGCTATCTCTTTAATAGTACATTGGTGGCCCTTGGAACAGTGGTCTTCAACCTAATTTTTTGCTCTCTCGCCGCCTATCCCCTGGCCCGATTAGAGTTTCGCGGTCGAGACTTCATTTTTACCGCAGTTATTGCCACCCTGGCCATTCCCTTTCAAATCATCATGGTTCCTCTCTATGTTCTCACCATTCAACTCGGATTAAATAATACTTATTTAGGCATTATGTTTCCCTATTTGGCAGGCGCATTTGGCATCTTTTTACTCCGACAAGCCTTTGCCGCTGTTCCGAAGGAATTAGAAGAAGCAGCACGGATGGATGGTTGTTCAGAATTGGGGATTTGGGCCTGGATTATGCTCCCCGCAATTCGTCCCGCCCTCGTGACGTTGGCGATTTTTACCTTTATCGGCTCCTGGGGAGATTTTCTCTGGCCCCTGATTATTTTAGACCGCCCAGAACTCTATACTCTGCCATTAGGAGTGGCGCAACTTTCCGGAGCATTTTCCCTCGATTGGCGACTCATTGCAGCTGGGGCGATTATTTCCATTGTGCCGGTGTTAGTTGTGTTTGTTTTTGTGCAGCGGTATATTATTTCCTCAAATGTGAGTAGTGGCATTAAAGGGTGA
- a CDS encoding bifunctional heptose 7-phosphate kinase/heptose 1-phosphate adenyltransferase, producing MIDAHLTQADPFHDRLQAAEAQLLQRLEQFCNAQILVVGDLTLDEFVTGEVERISREAPVPIIRHESTRRVPGGGANAVYNLAKLGGNISVAGLVGDDEQGQALVQIFQAAGIDTSGIFIDRQRPTVTKTRISAHARQSVTQQVLRLDRKSDHLPHPDLQQQLADYIQQQGQTVAAVVCSDYGDGVLTPPVIQSALGGDRTIVDTQSQLSRYQRASLFTPNLPEAELEVGYAITDDERLQQAGADLLERTQAEAILITRGGDGMTLFQRSGTIEQIPAFNRTDVFDVTGAGDTVVAALTLALASGSSLWEAVVLGNLAASLVVRQFGTATTTIEEMKEALTSLIHDSLP from the coding sequence ATGATCGACGCTCATCTAACCCAAGCTGATCCCTTCCACGATCGCCTCCAAGCCGCAGAAGCCCAACTCCTACAACGCCTTGAGCAGTTCTGCAATGCCCAAATCCTTGTGGTAGGGGACTTAACCCTAGATGAATTTGTCACAGGGGAAGTCGAACGAATCTCTCGGGAAGCCCCAGTTCCCATTATTCGCCATGAATCCACCCGACGAGTTCCCGGTGGGGGGGCCAACGCCGTCTATAACTTGGCAAAACTCGGGGGGAACATCTCCGTGGCGGGGTTGGTGGGAGATGATGAACAGGGACAGGCCCTAGTGCAGATTTTTCAAGCCGCCGGCATCGACACGAGTGGTATCTTTATCGATCGCCAACGGCCCACCGTCACCAAAACCCGCATTTCGGCCCATGCGCGTCAGTCTGTCACCCAGCAAGTGCTACGGCTCGATCGCAAATCCGATCACCTTCCCCATCCTGACTTACAGCAGCAACTGGCCGACTATATCCAGCAGCAGGGGCAAACCGTGGCCGCCGTCGTCTGTTCCGATTATGGCGATGGGGTTCTCACTCCCCCTGTGATTCAAAGTGCCTTAGGGGGCGATCGCACCATTGTCGACACTCAAAGCCAACTCAGCCGCTATCAACGGGCCAGCCTCTTCACCCCCAACCTCCCAGAAGCGGAGTTAGAAGTCGGCTATGCCATCACCGATGACGAGCGCCTCCAACAAGCCGGGGCGGATCTCCTCGAACGCACCCAAGCCGAGGCCATTCTCATCACCCGAGGCGGCGATGGAATGACACTCTTCCAACGTTCAGGCACCATTGAGCAAATCCCCGCCTTCAATCGCACCGATGTCTTCGATGTCACTGGGGCCGGAGATACCGTTGTCGCCGCTCTCACCCTGGCTCTGGCTTCCGGTTCCTCTCTCTGGGAAGCCGTGGTTCTCGGGAATCTCGCCGCCAGTTTGGTGGTGCGCCAATTCGGAACCGCCACCACCACCATCGAGGAGATGAAAGAGGCCCTCACCAGCCTCATCCATGATTCGTTGCCATGA
- the proB gene encoding glutamate 5-kinase, with protein MSQTLVLKIGTSSLTQPDSGDLALSTLARLVETLTRLRRQGHRLVLVSSGAVGVGCARLGLSDRPRRLATKQAVAAVGQGRLMRVYDDLFTSLQQPIAQILLTRKDLVQRSSYVNAYNTFQELLKLGVIPIVNENDTIATEELKFGDNDTLSALVASLVQADWLFLLTDVDRLYSADPNRNPDAQPIKKVNHLNEILNLEVGQAGSAWGTGGMQTKIAAARIATDSGVRTVITAGKTPENVQAILDGADIGTHFVAQAKPENARKRWIAFGLVPQGQLLLDAGAVTAICQGGKSLLAAGLTAVRGKFQANDAVILCDQAGQELGRGIVNYKSDDLEQICGIQSEQIPQILGQILGDRSPETVIHRDNLVLTR; from the coding sequence ATGTCTCAAACCCTTGTCCTCAAAATTGGGACCTCTAGCCTAACTCAACCCGACAGCGGCGATCTGGCCCTATCCACCCTGGCCCGTTTAGTCGAAACCCTCACCCGACTGCGCCGCCAGGGACATCGACTGGTGCTCGTCTCCTCTGGGGCCGTCGGGGTTGGCTGCGCTCGCCTGGGGTTGAGCGATCGCCCCCGTCGTCTCGCCACCAAACAAGCCGTAGCCGCCGTCGGACAAGGACGACTCATGCGCGTCTACGATGACCTCTTTACCAGTTTGCAACAGCCCATTGCCCAAATTCTTCTGACTCGTAAAGACCTCGTCCAACGCAGTAGTTACGTTAACGCCTATAACACCTTTCAAGAACTCCTAAAACTCGGCGTTATCCCCATTGTCAATGAGAACGATACCATCGCCACGGAAGAACTCAAATTTGGCGATAACGACACCCTCAGCGCCCTCGTCGCTAGTCTGGTGCAAGCCGATTGGCTCTTTTTGCTTACCGATGTCGATCGCCTCTATTCCGCCGACCCCAATCGTAACCCTGATGCACAACCCATCAAAAAAGTCAACCATCTCAACGAAATTCTGAACCTAGAGGTAGGGCAGGCGGGCAGTGCTTGGGGAACTGGGGGAATGCAAACCAAAATTGCCGCCGCTCGTATTGCCACCGACAGCGGCGTGCGAACAGTCATTACCGCCGGCAAAACCCCAGAAAATGTCCAAGCCATCCTCGACGGGGCCGACATTGGAACCCATTTTGTCGCCCAAGCCAAACCGGAAAACGCCCGCAAACGCTGGATTGCTTTTGGCTTAGTTCCCCAGGGGCAACTCCTCCTCGATGCCGGAGCTGTCACCGCCATCTGTCAGGGGGGGAAATCGCTCCTGGCCGCCGGATTAACCGCCGTTCGGGGCAAATTCCAGGCCAACGACGCCGTGATTCTCTGCGACCAAGCCGGCCAGGAACTCGGACGGGGCATTGTCAATTATAAGAGTGACGACTTAGAACAAATCTGCGGAATCCAGTCCGAGCAGATCCCCCAGATTTTGGGCCAAATTTTGGGCGATCGCAGTCCCGAAACCGTCATCCACCGAGACAACCTCGTTCTAACCCGTTAA
- the phoU gene encoding phosphate signaling complex protein PhoU: MNTSKLNSSRQQFERELKRLRQDVLRMGALVENSCRLSHQALFHRDLAAADALKPLDKQIDRFYRQIEADSIMLLTLQGPVAQDCRVLGAFMQLVRDLERIGDYAKDLGEIAVKLFPYQPLDCMPDVERMSHEVQAMLGMSLMALVDLNPEAGNQMKEKDTTVDDAYDRLYRHLASQSNYRGVLEPVLLVTLGIRHLERMADHATNIGQRVTYIVTGQRG; encoded by the coding sequence GTGAACACCTCTAAACTCAACTCCAGTCGTCAACAGTTTGAACGAGAACTCAAACGCTTACGTCAAGACGTATTGCGGATGGGGGCCCTCGTGGAAAATTCCTGTCGTCTCAGTCATCAGGCATTGTTTCATCGAGATTTGGCAGCGGCGGATGCCCTGAAGCCACTCGATAAGCAGATTGATCGCTTCTATCGTCAAATTGAAGCCGATAGTATTATGTTGCTGACCCTACAAGGTCCGGTGGCCCAGGATTGTCGAGTCTTAGGGGCGTTTATGCAGCTGGTGCGGGATCTCGAACGGATTGGGGATTACGCCAAGGACTTGGGGGAGATTGCGGTGAAACTGTTTCCCTATCAGCCGTTGGATTGTATGCCGGATGTGGAACGGATGTCCCATGAGGTGCAAGCGATGTTAGGCATGAGTTTAATGGCTTTGGTGGATCTCAATCCTGAGGCGGGCAATCAGATGAAGGAGAAGGATACCACTGTCGATGATGCCTACGATCGCCTCTACCGCCATCTAGCCAGCCAATCCAACTATCGCGGGGTGTTGGAGCCAGTTCTCTTGGTGACGTTAGGGATTCGCCATCTCGAACGGATGGCAGATCATGCCACGAATATCGGTCAGCGGGTGACCTATATTGTGACGGGGCAGCGAGGATGA
- a CDS encoding sensor histidine kinase, with amino-acid sequence MLVELGQSRDRWMSDLAHELRTPLTSIQLVVETLVDRIDGPMRGWVERLLPETQRLVQLVQDWLELSHIENQGTLTTEPLHLQRLIESVWQTLEPLAAQKQVDFRYREPETEPEPFWVEGDSSRLYRVFLNVLDNAIRYSPPAGMIQVQAQVRADVKPGDRVQIEVVDEGEGFASADLPHIFERLYRGDPGRARSPDGGITGEMMTSSGSGLGLAIVKQIILAHQGTIEASNHPQTGGACLTLELPRATPNLREGSGP; translated from the coding sequence ATGCTGGTGGAATTAGGCCAATCCCGCGATCGCTGGATGTCGGATTTGGCCCATGAACTGCGAACCCCCTTGACCTCCATTCAGCTTGTCGTCGAAACTTTGGTCGATCGCATCGATGGACCAATGAGAGGCTGGGTCGAACGCTTACTCCCAGAAACCCAACGGCTGGTGCAACTGGTTCAAGATTGGCTGGAATTAAGTCATATTGAAAATCAAGGAACCCTGACAACTGAACCCTTGCATTTGCAGAGGTTAATCGAGTCCGTTTGGCAAACCTTGGAGCCGTTAGCGGCCCAAAAACAGGTCGATTTTCGCTACCGGGAACCGGAGACAGAACCGGAGCCATTTTGGGTTGAGGGGGATAGTTCCCGCCTCTATCGGGTGTTTCTGAATGTGTTGGATAACGCCATTCGCTATAGTCCTCCCGCCGGGATGATTCAAGTCCAGGCGCAGGTTCGCGCCGATGTTAAGCCGGGGGACCGGGTGCAGATTGAGGTGGTGGACGAGGGAGAAGGCTTCGCCAGCGCCGATTTACCCCATATTTTTGAACGGCTCTATCGGGGAGATCCTGGACGAGCGCGCAGCCCTGATGGGGGGATAACCGGAGAGATGATGACCTCCAGCGGGAGCGGCTTAGGGTTGGCGATCGTCAAACAGATTATCCTGGCCCACCAGGGGACTATTGAAGCGAGTAATCACCCACAAACGGGGGGAGCTTGCCTAACCCTAGAATTGCCCCGCGCCACCCCTAACCTCAGAGAGGGGTCTGGCCCCTGA
- a CDS encoding response regulator transcription factor — protein sequence MLSIESRPYTDTPKLGQPQHVLIVEDEQLIREMVTLALEDEGYQVQTAVDGQTALAFLSDPHLQPGEFPFDLIVLDLMLPQVNGLDLCRLLRQQGNPVPILILSAKGSETDRVLGLEVGADDYLTKPFSMRELVARCRALLRRHHYNVVNKPLRFEFGDIILYPQQCRVLLRGEEINLAPKEFRLLELFMKSPRRVWSREQLLDRVWGFDFMGDSKTVDVHIRWLREKLEADPSHPEYIITVRGFGYRLG from the coding sequence ATGCTCTCTATTGAGTCGAGACCCTATACCGATACCCCCAAACTCGGTCAGCCCCAGCATGTTCTCATTGTCGAAGATGAACAGCTGATCCGGGAGATGGTGACCCTAGCCTTAGAGGACGAAGGTTATCAGGTGCAGACCGCCGTTGACGGGCAAACCGCCCTAGCCTTTTTAAGTGATCCCCACTTACAACCCGGTGAGTTTCCCTTTGACCTGATCGTCCTAGACCTGATGCTCCCCCAAGTGAATGGCCTCGATCTGTGTCGGTTGTTACGACAACAGGGAAATCCCGTGCCAATTTTGATTTTAAGTGCCAAGGGCAGTGAAACCGATCGCGTCTTGGGCTTGGAAGTCGGCGCCGATGATTACCTCACCAAACCCTTCAGTATGCGGGAGTTGGTGGCCCGTTGTCGGGCCCTGTTGCGTCGTCATCACTACAACGTCGTCAACAAGCCACTGCGCTTTGAGTTTGGGGATATTATCCTCTATCCTCAACAATGTCGGGTGTTGCTGCGGGGTGAAGAAATTAATCTCGCACCGAAAGAGTTTCGTCTGTTGGAACTGTTTATGAAGTCTCCCCGGCGAGTTTGGTCCCGAGAACAACTGCTCGATCGGGTTTGGGGCTTTGATTTCATGGGTGACAGTAAAACCGTGGATGTGCATATCCGTTGGCTGCGGGAGAAACTCGAAGCCGATCCCAGTCATCCTGAATACATTATTACGGTGCGGGGCTTCGGCTATCGCCTAGGTTAA
- a CDS encoding DsbA family protein, with the protein MLMVALVLSGCQQAPSGDLEAQVLEIIRENPEVILESVQAYQQEQQRSQQESRGAVVQQMQENPAQFIGQSPVKGAVEQEIVMIEFSDFQCPFCARASGTVAEFIEKHGDRVTLVFKHLPLVSINPQALPAARASWAAQQQGQFWEYHQALFENQERLGESLYLEIAEDLNLDLEQFERDRESEAAIEAVQTDLELADQLGLTGTPTFFINGESFTGAVPLEEMEAVLAQVTGEDA; encoded by the coding sequence ATGCTAATGGTGGCCCTGGTGTTGAGTGGCTGTCAACAGGCTCCCTCGGGGGATTTGGAAGCTCAAGTTCTAGAGATTATTCGTGAGAATCCGGAAGTTATTTTAGAATCGGTCCAAGCCTATCAGCAGGAACAACAGCGTTCTCAACAAGAATCCCGTGGGGCTGTGGTGCAACAGATGCAGGAGAATCCGGCTCAGTTTATTGGGCAGTCTCCCGTCAAGGGTGCGGTGGAACAAGAGATTGTCATGATTGAGTTCTCGGACTTTCAATGTCCCTTTTGCGCTCGCGCCAGTGGGACGGTGGCGGAGTTTATTGAAAAACATGGCGATCGCGTGACCCTGGTCTTTAAGCATCTTCCCCTGGTCTCGATTAATCCTCAAGCTCTCCCGGCGGCCCGCGCCTCCTGGGCAGCGCAACAGCAAGGCCAGTTCTGGGAGTATCATCAGGCCCTGTTCGAGAATCAAGAGCGGTTGGGGGAGTCTCTGTATCTCGAAATTGCCGAGGATCTCAATCTGGATTTGGAGCAGTTTGAGCGCGATCGCGAGAGTGAGGCGGCGATCGAAGCGGTGCAAACGGACCTAGAACTCGCGGATCAGTTGGGCTTAACGGGAACCCCCACCTTCTTTATCAACGGCGAGTCCTTTACGGGAGCAGTTCCCCTCGAAGAGATGGAAGCCGTCCTAGCCCAGGTGACAGGGGAGGATGCCTAG
- a CDS encoding glycosyltransferase family 4 protein codes for MTTPLLTSNPSSVRSPLREPAHLFVFLEIFSCEGGIQSYVKDVLRAYEQAAAASSSPQGAEVFLLRDGVDCENPFDNPNNPYLQFHYFKSNSPWWGRLTLIGVLLGRLLRQRPASVICGHVKLAPLIRFLCKPLGIPYRVMTYGKEVWQPLSGSARQALQDAQELWTISRHSRDRACESNHLSPQQFKLLPCVVNGDIFSPGPKPAYLLDRYHLEDARVLMTVARLWSGDIYKGVDVTLRALPKILHHHPDVNYLIIGRGDDRPRLEQLAQELGVADQVVFAGFVPTEELPDHYRVADAYVMPSQEGFGIVYLEAMASGIPVLSGQGDGSADPLQDGKLGWQVAHRDPDAVADACIEMLNGNDSRVDGPWLRQETLAQFGEGAIAQQLQRLMGFQ; via the coding sequence ATGACGACTCCCCTACTCACCTCTAACCCCTCTTCCGTGCGATCGCCCCTGAGGGAACCGGCTCATCTCTTTGTCTTCCTGGAAATCTTCTCCTGTGAAGGGGGAATTCAATCCTATGTGAAAGACGTCTTGAGGGCCTATGAACAGGCCGCTGCTGCCAGTTCTAGCCCCCAAGGGGCAGAGGTGTTTCTCTTGCGGGATGGCGTCGACTGTGAGAATCCCTTTGATAATCCCAATAATCCCTATTTACAATTCCATTACTTCAAGTCCAACTCCCCCTGGTGGGGACGTTTGACGTTAATCGGTGTCCTCTTGGGGCGACTGTTACGACAACGGCCCGCCTCAGTGATTTGTGGTCATGTGAAACTCGCACCCCTGATTCGCTTCCTCTGTAAACCCCTGGGCATTCCCTATCGGGTCATGACCTATGGTAAAGAAGTGTGGCAACCTCTCTCCGGTTCCGCCCGTCAGGCCCTACAGGATGCCCAAGAACTCTGGACCATTAGCCGCCATAGTCGCGATCGCGCCTGTGAGTCCAATCATCTCAGTCCGCAGCAGTTTAAACTCCTCCCCTGTGTGGTCAATGGGGACATCTTCTCACCGGGTCCAAAACCGGCCTATCTGTTGGACCGCTATCACCTAGAAGATGCGCGTGTTCTCATGACTGTGGCTCGTCTGTGGTCCGGGGATATTTATAAAGGGGTTGATGTGACCCTGCGGGCCCTGCCGAAAATTCTCCATCATCATCCCGATGTCAACTATCTCATCATTGGCCGTGGGGATGATCGCCCTCGTCTCGAACAATTAGCCCAGGAGTTGGGGGTCGCTGATCAGGTGGTGTTTGCCGGCTTTGTCCCCACCGAAGAACTTCCCGACCATTACCGAGTCGCCGATGCCTATGTGATGCCGTCTCAAGAGGGGTTTGGTATCGTGTATTTAGAAGCCATGGCCAGCGGGATTCCCGTATTATCCGGCCAAGGGGATGGCTCGGCTGACCCCTTGCAAGATGGTAAGTTAGGGTGGCAGGTGGCCCATCGAGACCCCGACGCTGTCGCTGACGCCTGTATTGAGATGCTCAACGGCAACGATTCCCGTGTGGATGGCCCTTGGCTGCGCCAGGAAACGCTGGCCCAATTCGGCGAGGGGGCGATCGCCCAACAGTTGCAAAGGCTCATGGGCTTTCAATAG
- a CDS encoding GDP-mannose 4,6-dehydratase translates to MKKALICGISGQDGAYLAKFLLERGYEVFGTSRDAQMSSFKNLVTLGIRDRVKLYSMSLTDFRSVLQVLDRTQPNEVYNLSGQSSVGLSFDQPVETLDSIATGTLNLLEVIRFIGSPIKFYNAGSSESFGDTQGTPADEQTPFRPRSPYGVAKATAFWEVANYREAYGLFACSGILYNHESPLRPERFVTQKIVASACRIAQGSHDPLYLGNTSIQRDWGWAPEYIQAMYLMLQQDVADDYVIATGQTYSLQGFVEAVFAHLGLNWQDYVTTDESLYRPTDIAVSRGNPTKAKQQMNWQADYDMPEVARLMVEARLQASV, encoded by the coding sequence ATGAAAAAAGCACTAATTTGTGGAATTTCCGGGCAAGATGGCGCTTACCTGGCGAAATTCCTCCTTGAACGAGGCTATGAAGTCTTTGGAACTTCCCGAGATGCTCAAATGTCCTCATTTAAGAATCTGGTCACCTTGGGGATTCGCGATCGCGTCAAACTCTATTCCATGAGTCTGACCGACTTCCGCAGCGTCTTACAAGTCCTCGACCGAACCCAACCCAACGAGGTCTATAATCTCAGTGGTCAAAGTTCCGTCGGACTGTCCTTTGACCAGCCGGTAGAAACCCTCGATAGCATCGCCACAGGAACCCTAAACCTCCTGGAAGTGATCCGGTTCATCGGCTCCCCCATTAAATTCTACAATGCAGGGTCAAGCGAATCGTTTGGCGATACCCAGGGAACCCCCGCCGACGAACAGACCCCTTTCCGGCCCCGCAGTCCCTATGGTGTGGCCAAAGCCACCGCCTTCTGGGAAGTCGCCAACTACCGGGAGGCCTATGGACTCTTCGCCTGTTCCGGGATTCTCTATAACCATGAGTCCCCCCTACGGCCCGAACGCTTTGTCACCCAGAAAATCGTAGCCAGTGCCTGTCGTATCGCCCAAGGGAGTCACGACCCCCTCTACTTGGGCAACACCAGTATTCAACGAGACTGGGGCTGGGCCCCGGAGTATATTCAGGCCATGTACCTGATGCTGCAACAGGATGTTGCGGATGATTATGTGATTGCGACCGGACAAACCTATAGTCTGCAAGGGTTTGTCGAAGCCGTTTTCGCCCATCTGGGCCTCAACTGGCAAGACTACGTTACCACCGATGAAAGTCTCTATCGACCGACGGATATTGCCGTGAGTCGTGGCAACCCCACGAAAGCCAAACAACAGATGAATTGGCAGGCTGACTATGATATGCCTGAAGTGGCTCGGCTGATGGTGGAGGCTCGTTTGCAGGCATCGGTGTGA
- a CDS encoding ATP-binding protein, with product MTFLRESDRAVGKRQSRLTVASDLSLMIQIQRWFEDFCLQQPRLAHWSDDRLYCLKLAIAEGFSNAVRHAHRHRSLETPIDVEVSLERDRLEIRIWDWGHPFNPDHVPEPEPGTLRQGGYGWFLLRRLCDRVTYQRDRYGRNCLLLEQRIEES from the coding sequence TTGACCTTTCTCCGGGAGAGCGATCGCGCTGTGGGCAAGAGGCAAAGCCGGTTGACGGTGGCAAGTGATCTAAGCCTGATGATTCAGATTCAGCGGTGGTTTGAGGACTTTTGTTTACAACAGCCGAGACTCGCCCATTGGTCAGACGATCGCCTCTATTGTCTCAAGTTGGCTATTGCGGAGGGCTTCAGTAACGCCGTTCGTCATGCTCATCGTCACCGTTCCCTGGAGACTCCCATTGACGTGGAAGTCTCCCTAGAGCGCGATCGCCTAGAAATCCGCATCTGGGATTGGGGTCATCCCTTCAACCCAGATCATGTCCCAGAACCGGAACCGGGAACCCTGCGTCAGGGGGGATATGGCTGGTTTTTGCTGCGGCGGCTGTGCGATCGCGTCACCTATCAGCGCGATCGCTATGGCCGTAACTGCCTTTTGTTAGAGCAGAGGATCGAGGAGTCCTAA